AAGGCTGGCAACCGAAGAAGAAGTTACCGCCAAAGGGATAGTTGCCGGATTTGCATCGCCAATCGGGCTCAAGAACGTGAAAGTTGTGGTTGATGAATCGGTTGGCGTCGGAACAAACTTTGTTGCCGGCGGCAATAAAACCGATTTTCATATTAAAAACGTCAACTTCCCCAGGGATTTTGAAGCTGATTTAATTGCCGATATTGCGCTGGCAGCCGTCGGTGACGGTTGTGCAAAATGCGGTTTCGAATTATCTGTTGATCGCGGTATAGAGTTAGGGCATGTATTTAAACTGGGGACTTTCTTAAGCGAAAAGCTGGGAGCCTATTATATTGACGCAAACGGCGAATCAAAACCGATAGTGATGGGCTGTTACGGTATCGGTGTCGGCAGGTTAATGGCAGCCGCCATTGAGGTTAACCATGACGATAAAGGCATTATTTGGCCTAAAAATATTGCCCCCTATCAGGTTCATATTTGCCCGCTATTTATGGAAAACTTACAAGTTGCCGAAAAAGCGGAGGAACTCTACAAAGAATTGGAACTCTGTGGCATAGAGGTACTTTACGATGACCGCAACGAATCTACCGGAATTAAATTTAACGATGCCGACCTTTTAGGAATTCCGCTGCGAATTACCGTTAGCCCGCGTTCACTGGAAAAAGGGTGCATCGAAATAAAGCGGCGTTCGGAAAAAACGGCGGAGCTTATTCCCGTTAACGAAGCGATTGAAAAGGTTAAGGCAATACTGGCGGGCTAGCTCAGCCCGGCTTTTTCCGATTTTTTGTTATTTATTGCTATAATAAAGACCTAAACATTACAAAAAAGGATGGGGAAATATTTATGTTTGCAATGTTTGCTAAATTAAAGAGATTTTTCTTCTCGGCATTAGTGGGAGCAATCGGAATCGGTGTGGCCGGAGTCCTTTTTGCATACCTCAACGGAATGGATGACGGGAGCACTTTGCTATGGATTTTGGGGTGGCTTCTGATTGGTTTTATTGTTAACGTTACCATCGGATTTGTGGTAAGCGGTAATAAACTGTCTAAGTTTGTAATGTGGGGTATTATCGCCGGTGTTGTGGCCGGATTCTTATCGGCTGACCCGAGTTATGACCTTTGGATGAAAATGGGAATCATTGGGCTTACTCTCGGTATCGGAATCGGCATTGCCGGTGTTTCTTATACACCGCCGGCAGATAAAAAACCTGCACCGAAACAAAAAGAAGAGCCAAAAGATCCCAGAAATATCCCCTGTGATGAATGCGGTTCACTTGTAGCGGAAGACGACAACTTCTGCCACGAATGCGGCACCGAATTTGAAGAATAGCTTCTAAAAAAATAGAACAAAATGAAAACGCCCTGCCGATAACCGACAGGGCGTAATTTTTACCGAAACAAACCGATTACGCTCTTAATGTTACCCCAAGTGCGCCTTGCAGTTTTTTCAGGATTTGCTCAAGGACTTTATCCACCGCGACATCGGTAAGCGTCTGCTCCGCGGATTGGAAAAGCAGTCTGTAAGCAACTGATTTTTTACCGGCCTCAACCTGCTTACCGGTATAAACATCAAAAAGGATTACTTCGTTTACCAAAGAAAACTTTTTAATGATATCGACAATCTGTTTATGGGTTACATTGTTATCCAAAACAAGGGCAATATCCCTAATCACGGACGGGAAACGAGCAATCGGTTTATAACCGCCGGAACGTAAAGCAAACGAGAGAAGCGTTGAAATATTCAGCTCAAACATAAAGATCTTCCCGGTAATATCAAAGGCCGCAGCCACCTTGGGGTGGACCTCTCCGAGAACACCGATTTTACTGCCGCTAACAACAATTTCCGCCTGATGTCCGGGGCGTAAGCTGTCGTCGTCACTTGCTTTAAAATCCGCTCTGACATACAAAGAGGAAAGCAGGCTTTCCGCAACACCCTTTACCGTAAAGAAATCAAACGGCGGGGTATTAGTCGGCCAAACCTTTTCCTGCTCGGGATTATACATCAGCCCACAAAGGATTTCGGGTTCATTCGGCAGGTTATTATCACGCTTAATATAAATGCGATTCAGTTCAAAAATGCGTACCGGGCCTTCTTCGTGCCTTAAATTGGATTCCAATATCGCTAAAAGCCCGCTTCGTAAATTGGTGCGCAGATATTCTTGCTCGGCGCTCATTGCGTTGTACAATTTAACCGGTTCTTTTTGCAAAGCGTTTGAAGCATAAGCCTTCGCCAGCATTTCTACATTGGTTAAAGAATAGTTAATCACCTCATCAAAACCAAAACCGACTAAGGTTTGCCGTACACGGTTTTTGAGGTCCATCAAATAGTTCGGCTCCTGATGAGCAATCGAACCGCTCAGAAGTGTAGTGGGAATATTTTCATAACCGATAATGCGTGCCAGCTCTTCGATAACATCAACTTCAATATTGATATCGCTGCGCCAGCAAGGGGCTTTAACCGAATATTCACTGTCGGATTCGATATTAACCTCAAATCCCAGCCCTTTAAGCGTGGCAAGCACTTGTTCGTTACTGAATTCAACACCGAGAATGCGTTTTATTTCACTGCGGCGCAAAATCAAGGGCTTTTGTTCGTATTTTTGCGGATAGACATCTACAATTCCCTTTGCCGCACAGCCGCCCGCGATTTGCAATATCAGCTGAGTTGCGCGTCGCAGGGCGTAAACGGTTAAGTCGGGGCGAATCCCCCTCTCAAACCGCATACTGGCTTCGCTCACAAGCTTTAGGCTATGACTGGTGTAATGAATACTTGCGGAATTGAAGTTAGCAGATTCGATTAGTATTGAAGCGGCATTTTCCGTTATATCGCTGTTTGCCCCGCCCATCACACCGGCAATCGCAACCGATTTTTCGCCGTCGGTAATCATTAATGTATTTTCGGTTAATTTACGCTCAACGTCGTCGAGTGTTCGGATAACTTCGCCACATTGGGCACGGCGAATAACTATTTTATTGGTTTTTATTTTATCGTAATCGAAACTGTGTAAGGGTTGCCCGTACTCCAACATTACGTAGTTTGTAATATCAACGATATTACTGATTGGGCGAATACCGCAAGCCGTTAAACGCTGCTTAAGCCATTCGGGCGATTCCTCTATTTTGACCCCGGTTATTAAACTTGCCGAATAGCGCGAGCATAAATCTTGGTCTGCGATTGATATTGAAACTTGCCCTTCTATCGCTTCACCGACTTCATCATAAGTTAAATCCGGTAGTTTCACTTTTTTATCGGTAATTGCCGCCACTTCCCAAGCAACACCGATTACGGACAGTAAATCGGGGCGGTTGGGGGTAACATCTATATCAAGAATAATATCGGAAAGAAACTCGGCTAAACCTTTCCCTAAAGGTGCTTCCGGCGCC
Above is a genomic segment from Dehalococcoidales bacterium containing:
- a CDS encoding zinc ribbon domain-containing protein, producing MFAMFAKLKRFFFSALVGAIGIGVAGVLFAYLNGMDDGSTLLWILGWLLIGFIVNVTIGFVVSGNKLSKFVMWGIIAGVVAGFLSADPSYDLWMKMGIIGLTLGIGIGIAGVSYTPPADKKPAPKQKEEPKDPRNIPCDECGSLVAEDDNFCHECGTEFEE
- the pheT gene encoding phenylalanine--tRNA ligase subunit beta, with the translated sequence MKIPIKWLKDYVDIDLSPKELAHALTMSGTESEIRYIGESWEGVIIGQIAAIDPHPNADRLRLATVDTGSGLQTVVCGAPNLTVGDKIAYASIGANLIDGYTGEKSILKPAKIRGVESCGMVCSERELGLSDEHEGILVLAPEAPLGKGLAEFLSDIILDIDVTPNRPDLLSVIGVAWEVAAITDKKVKLPDLTYDEVGEAIEGQVSISIADQDLCSRYSASLITGVKIEESPEWLKQRLTACGIRPISNIVDITNYVMLEYGQPLHSFDYDKIKTNKIVIRRAQCGEVIRTLDDVERKLTENTLMITDGEKSVAIAGVMGGANSDITENAASILIESANFNSASIHYTSHSLKLVSEASMRFERGIRPDLTVYALRRATQLILQIAGGCAAKGIVDVYPQKYEQKPLILRRSEIKRILGVEFSNEQVLATLKGLGFEVNIESDSEYSVKAPCWRSDINIEVDVIEELARIIGYENIPTTLLSGSIAHQEPNYLMDLKNRVRQTLVGFGFDEVINYSLTNVEMLAKAYASNALQKEPVKLYNAMSAEQEYLRTNLRSGLLAILESNLRHEEGPVRIFELNRIYIKRDNNLPNEPEILCGLMYNPEQEKVWPTNTPPFDFFTVKGVAESLLSSLYVRADFKASDDDSLRPGHQAEIVVSGSKIGVLGEVHPKVAAAFDITGKIFMFELNISTLLSFALRSGGYKPIARFPSVIRDIALVLDNNVTHKQIVDIIKKFSLVNEVILFDVYTGKQVEAGKKSVAYRLLFQSAEQTLTDVAVDKVLEQILKKLQGALGVTLRA